In Acidisarcina polymorpha, the DNA window TATGGTACTTTATGCGTACCGGGGAGATCTCCGCTTCAAAGTGGGGACTCTGTGGGGACTAACGTACGCCCCTTTTCTTCGGTCTGAGCATTATTTACAGGCAGAACATCACCAAAGACGCGGTCCAGCTTCCCGGCAGAAATCGCCATGTATTCTGGGGATAAATGCGCATATCTGGTGGTCATCCTCGGCGTACGATGACCCAGCATTTGACCGATCGTATGCAGGTTGACTCCCTCCATAGCAAGCCAACTCGCGTGCGTATGGCGCAGGGAATGGAACGATGCGTCCTGGATTCCGACAGCGCCGAACAATCGACGCGTGTAGACGGTTAGCTTATGCGCGTCGACGTCCCCAAAGACTGGGCCCGACGGCTGTCCCACCGGCAGGCTCATGAGCACCAGGGCCGCTAATTCGTTTAAGACCAACACCCGTAAGCTGCCATTCTTCGTCTCGCGGAGATAAAGGCGCCTATTCGGTATGTCCACGTCGATCCATCGCAGACTCAACAGTTCTCCACGGCGCATCCCGGTGAATGCAGCCATGGCAATTGGGGCTCGCATCCACTCTGGCGCTGCCTCGAGTGCCATTTTCAACTCTAGCGGCGTGAGGTAGCGAGTCCGTCCTTCGGGTATCCGCGGCAGCTTTGCCCCTAACGCCGGGTTTTCATGCAGTAATTCCCACTCGACGGCGAGCTTTAGAGCATGTTTCAGAACAGACATCTCCTTCGTCACTGTGCCGGCCGCCACTTCGGTGCTGCGTTCAGAGATAAACTCGCTCACGATTCGTTTGGTGATGTCCTTCGCCCGCGATGGCAAATGAGAGACTAGCGTCTTCAAGATGGTGTCCAGACGTTCGAAAGTGGTCGGCCGGATCCTCATCTTCTGGTGACGCTTGTAGCGCACAAACAATGCCTCAACCGTGATGTCTGACGTGTGTTTGACCCCGAGTATCCGCTCTTGTTGAGCCTTAGTCTTGAACCCTTGCAGGGCCGTTAGCGCCTGGGTGCGCGTGCTGGCCTGTACCTTGACCTTCTTGCGAGCGCCCGTGGCATCGACAAAACTTACCCACCAGCCCGGCCGATCTATGCGCTGAAACACCCCATCTCGTACCTTAGCCTTTGGCACTTGCTGCTCCTTCTGCTTTTGCTTCAATCTCTGTCCAGTTACGGGTCACCCATTTCTCTTGAATGTGAGCTTGACGAGGTCCCATCATGCGATTCACGTGGGCTACAATGTACTTCTTCTGAGATCCATATCGCTTCGTGGGTCTCCAGAGGCTGAAAGCCTCGGCTGCGAATTGTATACGCTTAGTCGCGGCTATGTTCCGAGGACTTTCCGCTGCTGCACGCCTTCCACACTCACTGTGGCGGATCCCGTCCTTATATAGGGCATTTGGTTCACGACTCTTCACGCCGTACTTGTTGCACACTCGACATTTGAAGACCCGGTTGCGCCATGGACTATCTATCAAAAGCGTAAATATGCGCGCTGCTTCCTCTTTGCCATCCAACAACCACTGACCCGGTTCTAACCCCAGGCGTAGTCGCTGTGAGCCAAAAAGGGCGGAAAGACCTCTATCGTGGGCGACGACCATAGGCCGGAAGCTACCCACGTACTCCTGAACCTGACCATATGCGCTGAGGGTATCTTGCAACTTGCGGACTCGAGGCTCCTCGACACCGTCTTTATAAGCAGTGTTGATCCACTCGTCCATGTAGGTCCGCAATAACTCTCCCGCCAGACCATACGAGTTCAATGCGCCGAGTAAGTATTGAGGAGTGATACCCGTTCTAATCTCCATTTATTTATGTTGCACGCTATGGGCTTAGCTTGCAACGTAAACTTCACCAATCGCTCGTTCTTATGCGATGTACTGCTTTTAGAAGCAAGTGTCGCATAACAACGAGCTTGCTCAACTAAGGCAATGTGGAGGGATCGAGTGCTCAATTCTGCAGTTGTGATCAGTGCGGGATCAAGGCGGCGGTATCTGAGCGTCGCGGAAGCGGAGGCGGAATTTGGAATCTCCCGCTGGACGTGGCGACGGATGGCGTATGACGGGCGAATTGCTTCCAGCAAGGTGGGCACGAGACTGCTCATTCCGGTCGGGGAGTGCGATCGCGTTATCCGCGAGGGTGCGCGGCCTCGTCTGGCGGAGGCTGTTAAACGGCTTCCTGCGTAAAACCCTCGAGCCAAAGATTGAACGCGAAATAAGCGAGGCAGTGCAGCCTAGCTGGATGGGCTCCTGGGTGGACATCGACAGCCAGACCTACTTCTTGGGTCAAAAAAACCCGTCGGGAGCGGACCCTAGGGTACAGAAAGGACTACGAATAGCTATGAATAACGATATCGTGCCACTCCCGAAATCGGGATGCCCTTTCCCCGCCGTGCAGCTGCGCCAGTATCGTGCGGAGCTGATCCGCGAAGTTACCCACATCGAAGAGTTTCACCTAGATGCGGATCGGCGCCGCCGGCCGTACCCTGACGCGCTACTAGCGCTTGATCGGCTGCGCCTGGCCCACGAAGAGATTTCGGAGTGCGGCTGCTGGTATGCCCCAGTAAAAGCTGCAAAGGAGGCCGCGTGAAACAGCGTTCTCCTGCCTTTCAATTCTTCCCTCGCCAGTTCGCGGGTGACGATGAAGTCATGTCCATGGACCTCGACACTGTCGGCGCCCACATATTACTAATTTGCGCAGCTGCAGCATCACCGGAATGTTTCCGGATTGCTTCCGACGAGCACGCAATCCGCACGCGACTGCGGAACCCATCAGACGACAACTGGCAAAGAATCAAACTACAGCTGCTGCGCGGTGCATGGAAGATAGACGCCGACGGTAAGTGGTGGATGCAGGACGGATTACGCAGATCCTTTGAAAAACAGAGAATTTTCAGCGAAACTCAGCAGTACAGAGCAAATCAACGCTACCGGAATGTTGCCGGAACGCAGCCGGAAGTGTTACCAAAAGGCTCCCGAGAAGATGCCGGAGATGCACCCAAAAGCTGCTCTTCTTCTTCATCTTCTACTTCTATATATATGTCCGAAAACCTCGGGCTTTATTCAGAGGCCTGGAATGAACTCCGCGGTTCATTAGCAGCCGTTACGAGGCTTTCCGCCGGTCGAAAAGCGAAGTTAAAGAAACGCATTGCTGAAGGCCTGACGCTCGAGACGTTTCGTTCTGTAGTGAAAACGTGCGCCACAACGCCATATCTTTGTGGGGGCGGAAGCGAAGGCTGGCGGGTGGACTTTGAGTGGCTGATTGCAAACGACACAAATGTCTTGAAGGTCCTGGAAGGCAAGTATCGTGCTTCAAAGCCTGCAATCACCGCTCAGGAGTATTTGGTCGACAATCCCTACGACGAGCCCGAATACCAGAGCAATGCAACGGCGGTGCAGCAATGAACGAGATGGTTGCGCGGACAGAGCATGAACTTTTGGGGATCATTCTTCTGGACAATGCCCACTTTCACGAAGCTGCAGAGGGCCTGAACTCTTCGGACTTTGGCCTCAGCAGCCACAGGGAAATATTCTGTGCGATCGCGAGTGTGGTTGAGTCCGGCAGGGTTGCGGACCTCACGAGCGTAGCACAGCGGCTCGACAAAATCGGCGGTCTCGCGAAGGTGGGCGGCTTCGCCTACCTCAACGGGCTAGATGAAGGACTTTTACTCACCCGGCGGAGCGTGGCCAATTTCGTCGACGCGATCAAGACCGCCTCACTGCGCCGCCAACTCAGCAGGATCGGAGGGTCGCTTGTTACCTCAGCCGGTGAACCAAGCATCGATCCGCAGGAAGCTATCAGTCTCACCGAGGAAGCACTGCTGGAGCTACTCGCTAAATCAAGCGCAGTTCAGAATCAGCCCATTACCGAGTTAGTGCCGACCGCCATGGCCGAGATCCGGAAGGACAGAGGCCGCACGGCTGCATTGCTTGGTTTGACAACAGGGATTTCTCGTTTAGATCACCTCACTCGAGGAGTCCAGCCTGGCGAGGTTTGGATTGTGGGAGCGGGATCCGGCGCCGGCAAGACATCGCTCGAAATCCAAATGGCAATCGCAAACTGCGTCGCCGGCGTACCGACCCTACTGTTCTCGATCGAGATGACGGCAGAGCAACTTTTGCGGCGGATCTTCGCAGTCATAAGTGGAGTGCCGTTCTTTCGCGTCCGGGATCCAAGTCTGGCAAATTCCAGTGAGATTGCAGACCTTGAGCAGGCTGCGGACGAAGTCGCGAAGTGGCCGCTGCACATAGAGGACGCAGCTGGGCTAACGATCTCGAAGATTGTTGCCAAGTCCCGGCTTGCCGTGCGGCGTCATGGAGTTAAGTTGATCGGGGTCGATTACGTTCAAATCGTGAATGCTCCCGGTAAAGACGAGAGACTACGGGTGGCTTCCATATCAAGGGCGCTCACGGCCCTTGCAAAAGATGAAGCAGTGCCTGTTATCGCGCTGTCGCAACTCGCAAGAGCCGATCGCTCCTCGCCTAACCGACGACCAAGGATGAGCGACCTGCGCGAGTCATCGCAACTCGAAAATGACGCCCACGTAGTAATCCTCCTCCACAGGGAAATCGACGAAAAGTTTGGGAAGTTAAGCACAAACGGTGAGCTAATTATCGCAAAACAGCGATCCGGCGAGACGGGCGCATTCCCCATCGTCTTCGACAAGCGGTCTTTGACTTTTAGAGAGGCTCCTCAGCAGGCATCCGCGTGAAGCTTTCCCACGGAAGCCGCCACGCGTACAAGGGAAGCGTTTAAATAGGCAGTCCAGCGCGGGATACGCAACAGCCGCCGCGCCTAATTCAACTTTAACGAACTATCCGAAAGGAGACGCATCGTGAGAACTACTCTGCCTCAAATCAGTCTCAGCAAAACCGAAGATCATGCTGAGCTTGAAGCAAAAGTAGCGGCAGTTATTGGCCAGGATTGAACCTCAATTGTTTTCTACTCCTTTTGGAGACGAGCCTGGCAAATCTCGATCATTAGCGTGCGCCTCGGTCCCAGACGGGCCTCGGGGCTACCTAAGAATACGAATAGTCGCTTTAATGGTGGTATCGCCGGAACTCGCCCAACAAGCTGTTCTGGAATGGGTAGCCTCTACCAAATTAGGTTATCTGTTTTAGCTGTGTCCGGTGTTTACATCCCTTCCCGAAGCTGTTATTGCGAGTTCCGGCTGTAACTGCGCGCACGATGGGGCAAAGCTTGATTTGGTCGCGCCTTTCTTTTTAGAAACGAGGAACCCCATGCCGCGAGCCTGCAGAGTTTGTACCGATCGCCGCCGCGACGAAGTTGATGCTGCTCTTCTCTCCGGCGCTTCTGTTGCGTCGGTAGCTCGCGACTTTGATTTCCCTGACACCAACATGCGTCGGCACAAAGAACTGCACTTGACTTCGGCTGCTAGCGCCTCTGTCTCACGGCCCGCCGCACTGATGTCTTCGATTGACTTCTTACAGGCACGCGATGAGGACCTCGCGTCTGTTCAGAGGATGGCGATCACTCGCGGGCACACGCAAGCGGCCGTGGCCGCCCTCAGCCAGAGGATCAAGATCGGCCTCGAGATCGCAAACCTCCGCGGCGAGATTCTTCCAAAGCCAAGATCGGCGTTCTTTGCAACTCTGGACAAAGAGACCGCGGCACGGATCGCCAACAGTTACTTGAAACACGAGGCACTTAGCCATGCAATCATCGACGTCCGTCAAAAGTGAGGAAGTCTTCGCGCTCGCGCGACTCAGCCTGGCAGCCTATGCCCCGCTCATGTTCCCTTCATTTCAGCTGTCCCCGCACCACTCGAAGCTCATTCGCAAACTCGAAGCTGTAGAAGCAGGCCGCCTTCGCCGCCTGCTTATCTCCATGCCGCCTCGGCATGGCAAGTCACTGCTGGCTACGACGATCTTCCCTGCGTGGTATCTGGGGCGCAATCCTGACAAATCGGTGATTACGGCCAGTTACGGCCAGGACCTCGCTGACGATTTTGGCAGGCAGGTCCGAAACTTCGTCAATGATACTTATACGCAGGCTGCTTTCCCGGAGCTCAAAATTGCGGATGACTCAAACTCCATGAAGAGATTCACCACGACCGCGGGCGGGAATTATTTTGCCGTCGGTGTGGGGGCGGCTATCACCGGCCGGGGAGCGAACTTGCTCCTCATCGACGATCCAATCCGCAACATGGAGGACGCCCGCAGCGAAGTTATGCTGCGCACGCTGCACGATTGGTTTTCCACGGTCGCGTACACGCGCCTGGCCCCCAACGGGGCCGTGGTGGTCATCCAGACGCGCTGGTCGCATGACGATCTCATTGGCTGGTTGCTCAGGGAACATCCGAACGAAGGTTGGGACTACCTCAACATGCCGGCGATCGCTGAAGTCGACGGAGACGGTCGCAAGGAAGGGGAAGCGCTTTGGCCCGACCGATTCGACTTGGCGGATCTCAAGTCCAAACGCTCCATACTCGGTGGTAAAGCATTCGACGCGCTCTATCAAGGCCGCCCAACCACTGAAGAGGGCGCGGTCTTTCAGCGGTCCTGGTGGCAGAGCTACACAGAGTTTCCAAAGTTTCGTCGCATCGTTCAGTCGTGGGACACGGCATTCAAGACGGGCTCAGAGAACGATTACTCGGTTTGCACAACGTGGGGAGAGGCTCAGGATGGCTTTTACCTCCTTCACCGTTACAAGAAACGGGTTGAATTTCCCGAGTTAAAGCGCCAAGTAGCACTCTTGGCTGCAGAGTGGAAGCCTCGAATCATCCTGATCGAAGACAAAGCCTCGGGTCAGTCGCTTCTGCAGGAGATCAAGCAAAGCACCCGCTTTGCGGTTCGGCCGATCAAGGTAGACACCGACAAGCTGTCCCGAGCTCACGCTGCAAGCCCTCTAGTCGAATGCGGTAAGGTCTTCCTACCAAAGGCGGCACCGTGGCTGGAAGACTACTTAACCGTCATGTCGACATTTCCCGCCGGCGCCCACGATGATGACGTGGATTCGACAACGCAGGCACTGAACTACTTGCGCGGCAGCAACCAGGCTCATGGACTGATCGAAGCCATGAAGCAGCTGGGCGGCGCGTCGCACGAGGATCAGACTGAGTGGCTGGGCTTATCGAAGCCGGCTGCGCCCGTACCGGACCCGGTCCTGCAGTGTGAGAGATGCGGCTCAGACTTCATCCAGAAACTGTCTTCAGGCTTTCGCTGCGGCATGTGCGCCCACCAGTTTGGCGCGCAGGCATGCGTGTACTCGGAAACTCAGCAGATGCCTTCGTGGAGGATGTGATGCTGTTTAAAGTGAGGCAGGCGTTCGGGGTGAACTCATTGAATTGCAGATTGATTATCGCCAAGCGGCCGCTGCTTTCACAATCGGTACATCAGCGAACTATGAAGAAAATCCCGGAGCTCCAACTAAGGCCTTGTAACGGGGCAAGCCACTTAGTTGAGGTTAAAGTCATTCCAGTGTGTTCAATCTTAAGGAAGCATAGTTTCTATAAACAATCAACGTCAACAAAACAAGTACGTCGTTATAGAGCGTTTGTGGTTCCTTTAAGAGCTAAAGGCGATGAGCGACTTAGGTAATCCTGCGAACCGCTCTACTAGAATGGTCGAATTGGGAAACATTACTCTCAATTCTCCCCGCGGGATTAGCCGAATTTCCGCCAACATGTCCTCAATCTTCTGGGGAGTTGGATGCTTGACCAACGCCCATACTGAAAACCGAAGAGCGTAGCGTCGGATAGGCTTGGGAAGCCAATGGACAAATGGCGTGCTGTAATGCGGCTCTACGGGAAAGCGCGGATCCGGTGTTTGAACCCAATATCGTTTAGCGACCCGGCGTATCTCTGATGCCATTGCACATTGCTGAGCGACTGTGCCCAAATGTTCAATGACGGAATTTGAAAACGCCAAGTCGAATTGACCATCTGCAAATGGCATGTTGGCTGCATCAGCGGTTATCCATGTGCATCCTTCTGGCGGATTGCCCCGCTTTTCAGTATTGTTCAAGATTACGACCCGCGCCGGGAACGGCAGGCCCAAATCTTTCACTAGTCTCCAAAAATACTCCCCTCCCCCGACGTCTAAGACGGTTGTGGACGAATTAATTCCCATTTTCTCGTAGCATAGGGCAATGCGCCTGCTTCTGAAGTACGAGGAACCTACTCGTTTAGCGTTGAAAATTTCTAGCATGGCATGTCTCTCCTTTTGTGCATGCAAGTGCTGTCATCAAAGTTAAGTTCTGGTGGGATACAAGTTAGTTCGATAAGTGACTGTACGTCAAGCACAAAGAGGCAAGAGCAGTATCTGAATAGTCGCCGGCTTAACAAGGGTAAATGTTACGTTGGAGAAGCATTACTGGGCGGTCAATGAGACAAGGGTATGTAGTCCAGTCAGATTCGGATAGAAACAGCGCATCTAAGAGGTAAGTTATTAGTTGTATCTTAGCTTGATCAGCCGTCTCATGGAACCGATAAGGGGTGCGTGCCGGAACCCTCTTGGAACTACAGGAGAACAACTAGACTATCTGTCTTTCAGCTTCGCATACTGCTCCGCACTCAAATTCAGCCAAATCACACCACGCCCGATCGATAGGCCGCGCTCGAAAGCCTGGCGATCCTCGAGCTTCATCACGGCACCGCCTCGTTCGGCGAACGCAAGCAACTCCTCGGGCGTGGCGAAGCAAACCTTCCGCGGTAAAGGCGTCTTGAGGTCCTCTTCAAGGAATCCACATCGCCATCCTTCGCGAAGCATGAAGGACAGATAAACCTTTCGCCGGCGAGGCGCACGCTCAGCTTCGCAGCGGACGCAGTAGCGCTCTCCCGGGAGATCGAAAACCGGCAGAACAGACTCGCAGCTACAACAAATCTTGCCAGCACGACGGCGTCGTCGTGGATGCTCTTTCACCGCCCATACCAGGATGGTATGGCGAAGAAAAGGAGAAAGTCATTGCCCAAGTTTGGTGCGCATGTGCGCGAATCGAAGAATTCGCCGGGCGACAAACCGTACGACTGAGACAAGCATCTCCAACAAACAAGAGTGGAGACGCAATGGCTCGAGTGCGCGAGTTTTGTGCTGCGAATATAGCCAGGCTGGTGCTCAGCATCGTCATCCTGGTAGGCTTACTGTTCGGCTTAGGAATTTGGATGTTCTACTCGGCCGGAAATGGCCGCCTAGTCGATCAACATCCTCAAGCAATTGTGCCCGCCAAATGAAGAGGACGTAGGCCCCGCAGCAAAATCTATGTGCCTCAAAAAGGAGGGGACGCAGAGGGCGCCCCCAGGATCCTGCTGTGTGTTGAGCGAGCCTCTAAGGGTATGGGCTCGCGCTACTGTAGAGATTCAAAATTCAGTGACTAGGGTTGTTCATACCGGTTCTGGTTCACTTCACTTGATGCTCGGCGGTCAGTAGGTGCTGGACTGACGACGTTGACACGGATCTTGCGATCCTTGAGGTCTGTCGTCCAAGTCCGCGCGAAAGAGCGGATAGCAGCTTTGGAAGCCGCGTACACCGAATTAGATGAGAAGCCCTTGCTCCCGACTACGGAACTGGTCAGGACGACCGTCGAGTCCTCTCGCATCAGCGGTAAAGCCTTCTGCACACTGAAAAGCAAACCCTTCACGTTTGCGCTAAAGATTCGTTCAAAATGCGCTTCGTCGATCTGGCCCATGGGTGCGTATTCCGCCGTTCCTGCGTTCGCGAAGACAATATCAAGTCTTCCGAACTCCTTTGTAATTTGATTGAAGAGACGATCGAGGTCGGCCATATCTGCGACGTTTCCCTGTACGCCGATACATCCTTTACCGATCTTCGTCACGGCTTCTTCAACCTTGTCTTTGCGGCGCCCGGTTACGTAGATCTGTGCCCCCTCGGCTACAAAGAGCCTTGCAGTAGCAAAGCCAATTTCGCTCGTGCCGCCGGTGATCAGAGCAACTTTTCCTTCGAGCTTTCCCATGCCACTCCCCTTTATGTTGTCGATCTGTCCGGCGATAGCCTTGACCCTCGCGGTCTGACTACTTCTAACCCTTGGGTTTTAATGTCGATACTTCTACCGTTTCGACCTTCTCTCGCATGCCTTTGCGAAAGGGGGTCTCATCAACTTTCACTTGAGGCTTGAGCTCTTCAGGTCTTGGTTGATGAACATGCTCTTCAATCAATTTTGTCTGCAGTGGCTCTTCAAGATCCGGGCGGTTCGTGATGTTTCCTTCATTGTTTTTCTCTCAAGGAGATCGAAAGAGCCTCCCGGGGTTGGCGTACCTTCGCAGCGAAAAGGAAGAAGTCGAACAATCAGCTTCCGAATAGAGGAGGGCAGGTGTGAGGCAGTTGGTGCATCAGCTCACTTGAACAACGCGCCAGCGCCTTCCAACCGGCAGTCTTTACTTGTCGAAAGATTGACTGGCCCGAACAATAACGTCTGTGACCTCGTCTGGTTTAGCCAGCATGATCACGTGGCACGAATCAGCGGTTATGGTGACGGCATTCATGCGTTTTGACATGAACTCTTCCAACTGTGGCTGAATGATGCGATCTCGCCCTGCAATGATGAACCAGGATGGCTTGGTCCGCCATGCTGCAGCCGTGACCGGTGTACCCAACACATCTTGGGCTGTTGGGCCTTGCGTCGCGATAAGCGTCGTCTTCTCTCTCAGAGGTAGATCTTCTGCAAAGTCGGTCAAGATTCCTTTTGGCAGCAGCTTCAGGTTTCCGAGAGAGTCTGACGTAATCAAATTGTCCGCAGCTATGGGGGCAGGTGGATACATGGAATTGAGCGTCACAGCAGACTCGCCCGCGTCTGGTGCGTACGCCGCCACGTATACCAAGCCAATAACTTTTGGATCATTTCCAGCTTGCGTGATGACAACTCCGGCATATGAATGACCTACGAGGAGTACCGGCGGAGGCGCAATCGCGATCGCACGCTCAACCGTGGCAACATCGTTGGCCAGAGACCTCAGCGGAAGCTGGACCGCCACCACGTTGAGACCCTTCTCCTCCAGACGCGGGATGACCTTTGTCCAGGATGAACCGTCCGCCCATGCCCCATGAACGAGCACTACTGTTCCTATCTTGCTGGGTTTGAACTCTTGAGCCGCTGATTGTCCTGTTGTACAAAGAAGTGCTGCGACCGCGATGCCAGCCGCTATGCCGATCCTGAGTATCTTGAAGCTTTTCATGTTATCTCCTGTTTCCGGGTTGACTTGTATTAGGGGGAGCAATCACTCGGTGAGGGTCAGTGGTTGCCGAATCGAATGAATTGCTCAGTCACCCCTCCACTAGAGACGTAGACAGCATGACCCGTGATTGAGAGAGAGAGTGCATCCGTGGCGACGGCGACCTGCTTGGTTTTATTGCAGTCCGCCCGAGGCTTGTATGATTTGCCCGGTCACCCAGCGTGATTTGTCAGAGGCAAGAAACGTAACGACATCCGCAACGTCCTGGGTCGTTCCAGCGCGCCCCAGTGGCGTTTGGGTAACAAGGTCAACCACAAAGGCCGTCTCAGAATTCATTCCCAAGGCACTGACGCCCTCGGTCAGTACAATCCCGGGATTTACCGAGTTCACTCGGATACCGCGCCTGCCTAGTTCTTTGGCGAGAACATGGGTGATGGAATCGGAGGCTGCTTTGGTTGCCGTGTACATCACCGTGCCAGGCAGATTGAGGGTCGTACCGGCGGTGCCGATGTTGATGATGCTTCCGCCGGCGTCGCCAAAGCGAAGAGAAGCTTCCTTGCACATCAGAAGTGTTCCCAAGACATTCGTATCGAATTGCCTCCGGTACTCCGCCTCTTCGATCTCCGCGAGAGGACCAAACTTGTAAACGCCTGCGTTATTGACGAGGATGTCTACCTTGCCGAAAGCCGCAATCGCCTCCTCGAAGATCCGCCTCACCTCCGAGAGGTTACTAACTGATCCCTGAATGGCTATCGCAATGCCGCCTGCCGCAGTGATTGCGGCCACAGTCTTTTCCGCACCGGCCTTGTCTGAAACATAATTCACGACTATTGACGCCCCTTCGGCTGCCAGCGCTTTTGCGATGGCCGAGCCGAACCCCTTGGAACTTCCGGTGACGATCGCGACTCTACCGTCTAGATCCTTATGCATGAGGAGTCCCTATATCTTTCGAGCGCCGAACTCGTCGGTCATTTCCTAGACTACGAATCTGGCTTCAACTCGTCTTGGCAAATGAGCTTCAGGATTGTTCGAAACAATCGACAGAGTGACGCGATTCTGCACAATCCTCAGAATGGCAATGTCAGGTTCACCAATCAAGCCTGCGAAGGAGGGACCTTTGCTCTTGCTTGCAAGATCTTTCCCCAAACGGCGAGATGATCCAAGATCGCCCAGACTGTCACTCTCGTGTCATCGACAAAGTCGTATTCAACATGAAGCAAGGTATCGCTCAAATCCCTTCTCACAACGATCCGTGCGGACTCCAAGGATCGGAGATTGGCTCTTAGTGCCTTCTTCGACGCCTGAGGAATGAGCCTCATGAGTCGGCTGAGGCAAACGGGTTCGGTTCGCATGGCGCATAGGATTTCCAGGCTCCATTTGCCCTGTATGACCGTTTTTACTCCGGAAACCCGTTGAATGTAATCTGCGCATTCGTGATAGGCCTGCATCAGTCACCCCAAGTCCAAGCAACACTTGGGCAATCTAAATAAGACGACCAGTCGTACTACCATGCCATCTCACAGCAGCGATGTGTATGACAATTTTCTTCTTTGACGATGTCTTCAGACAAAACTCAGCGCGATAAGCCAAGCATTCGGCGGATCGGCACCATATCGTTGTCTGGTTGCCATTGAGACATCCGTGGCGCAGATAATCGAGCAGCCTCTGCGAGGGTGTTCACCTTCTGTCAACGATGAAGGATTGAGCGAGCATGACTGTAAGAAACAATGAGCAGGGGACGCGGTCGCTCATACTTCAAGCTGCATTCGAGATCGTCTGTATCTATGGGTTTTCCGGAGTGACATTAGGGAATCTCGCAAAACACATAGGAATGTCGAAGAGTGGCCTCTTTGCACATTTCAAATCGATAGAGCAACTTCACCGGGAGCTGATTAAGCACATTGGCAGTGTCTTTCGCTCGGAAGTTGTGTCCCCAGCTCTCACTGTCGCCGAAGGGCTCCCTCGATTGGAAGCCACCATCGCAAACTGGTTGACGTGGGCGTCTCGTCCGACGGCGTTAGGCGGCGCTCCACTCTTAGCTGGCTTTTTCGAATTCGATGACCGTGAAGGTTCGGTCCGAGATTCTCTCTTAGAGGAAGGAATTCGTTGGTGTACTCACCTGCGGCAGCTCGTTACCCAAGCCATCGCAATGGACGACTTCCGCCAGGATCTTGACGCAGAGCAGTTTGTCTTCGAGCTTTGCGGTATCTACTTCAGCTTCCATGTCTCGGAGCGCTTCATGCGCGATTCAGGCTCGCGTGGTTTCGCAACACTCGCTGTCGAAGAACTCATCAAACGTGCTCGCAGGCGTTAGCGAGTCATTCGATATGCAAACTCCACAACAAGGGAGATTACACCTTGAAGTCCCTACGCCAGCGGCCGGGGCTGGTGCCCGTGAGCTTCGCGAATGTTCGATTGAAGGACGCTTGGTCACAAAATCCGGCTTGGAAGGCAATCTCTATAAGGGATTCATTGGAGTTGAGAAGGAGCTGCTTAGCGTGATCGACTCGCTGAGCGATGACCCAGCGATGGACAGGAAGTCCGAAGCTTTTCTTGAAGGACCGCGCGAAATGGCTCACAGACAAGCGGCACTCTTTGGCAATTACCGCCAGCTTGACATCGTCGTACGT includes these proteins:
- a CDS encoding tyrosine-type recombinase/integrase, encoding MPKAKVRDGVFQRIDRPGWWVSFVDATGARKKVKVQASTRTQALTALQGFKTKAQQERILGVKHTSDITVEALFVRYKRHQKMRIRPTTFERLDTILKTLVSHLPSRAKDITKRIVSEFISERSTEVAAGTVTKEMSVLKHALKLAVEWELLHENPALGAKLPRIPEGRTRYLTPLELKMALEAAPEWMRAPIAMAAFTGMRRGELLSLRWIDVDIPNRRLYLRETKNGSLRVLVLNELAALVLMSLPVGQPSGPVFGDVDAHKLTVYTRRLFGAVGIQDASFHSLRHTHASWLAMEGVNLHTIGQMLGHRTPRMTTRYAHLSPEYMAISAGKLDRVFGDVLPVNNAQTEEKGRTLVPTESPL
- a CDS encoding helix-turn-helix domain-containing protein is translated as MLNSAVVISAGSRRRYLSVAEAEAEFGISRWTWRRMAYDGRIASSKVGTRLLIPVGECDRVIREGARPRLAEAVKRLPA
- a CDS encoding replicative DNA helicase, yielding MNEMVARTEHELLGIILLDNAHFHEAAEGLNSSDFGLSSHREIFCAIASVVESGRVADLTSVAQRLDKIGGLAKVGGFAYLNGLDEGLLLTRRSVANFVDAIKTASLRRQLSRIGGSLVTSAGEPSIDPQEAISLTEEALLELLAKSSAVQNQPITELVPTAMAEIRKDRGRTAALLGLTTGISRLDHLTRGVQPGEVWIVGAGSGAGKTSLEIQMAIANCVAGVPTLLFSIEMTAEQLLRRIFAVISGVPFFRVRDPSLANSSEIADLEQAADEVAKWPLHIEDAAGLTISKIVAKSRLAVRRHGVKLIGVDYVQIVNAPGKDERLRVASISRALTALAKDEAVPVIALSQLARADRSSPNRRPRMSDLRESSQLENDAHVVILLHREIDEKFGKLSTNGELIIAKQRSGETGAFPIVFDKRSLTFREAPQQASA
- the terL gene encoding phage terminase large subunit, which gives rise to MQSSTSVKSEEVFALARLSLAAYAPLMFPSFQLSPHHSKLIRKLEAVEAGRLRRLLISMPPRHGKSLLATTIFPAWYLGRNPDKSVITASYGQDLADDFGRQVRNFVNDTYTQAAFPELKIADDSNSMKRFTTTAGGNYFAVGVGAAITGRGANLLLIDDPIRNMEDARSEVMLRTLHDWFSTVAYTRLAPNGAVVVIQTRWSHDDLIGWLLREHPNEGWDYLNMPAIAEVDGDGRKEGEALWPDRFDLADLKSKRSILGGKAFDALYQGRPTTEEGAVFQRSWWQSYTEFPKFRRIVQSWDTAFKTGSENDYSVCTTWGEAQDGFYLLHRYKKRVEFPELKRQVALLAAEWKPRIILIEDKASGQSLLQEIKQSTRFAVRPIKVDTDKLSRAHAASPLVECGKVFLPKAAPWLEDYLTVMSTFPAGAHDDDVDSTTQALNYLRGSNQAHGLIEAMKQLGGASHEDQTEWLGLSKPAAPVPDPVLQCERCGSDFIQKLSSGFRCGMCAHQFGAQACVYSETQQMPSWRM
- a CDS encoding class I SAM-dependent methyltransferase — protein: MKDLGLPFPARVVILNNTEKRGNPPEGCTWITADAANMPFADGQFDLAFSNSVIEHLGTVAQQCAMASEIRRVAKRYWVQTPDPRFPVEPHYSTPFVHWLPKPIRRYALRFSVWALVKHPTPQKIEDMLAEIRLIPRGELRVMFPNSTILVERFAGLPKSLIAFSS
- a CDS encoding SDR family NAD(P)-dependent oxidoreductase: MGKLEGKVALITGGTSEIGFATARLFVAEGAQIYVTGRRKDKVEEAVTKIGKGCIGVQGNVADMADLDRLFNQITKEFGRLDIVFANAGTAEYAPMGQIDEAHFERIFSANVKGLLFSVQKALPLMREDSTVVLTSSVVGSKGFSSNSVYAASKAAIRSFARTWTTDLKDRKIRVNVVSPAPTDRRASSEVNQNRYEQP